The following proteins are encoded in a genomic region of Patescibacteria group bacterium:
- a CDS encoding NAD-dependent epimerase/dehydratase family protein, with protein MPVFLTGATGFIGSKILQELLTRKYEVRVFVRRTSNLESLKKFNINICYGDITDKASVEKAAQGCDFIIHSAALYSLWLPQKDSIYQANLKGTRNILETALKLNIKKIVYTSTVATVSPPENKAQSDENSYWDLKEIKHDYTKSKYLAEQEALKFYHSYKLPIVIVNPTIVVGPGDARPTPSGDLILNFLKGKIFAYFEGGGNFVDVHDVARWHVDALEKGRVGQRYILGNENLSLLDFFKILAKISDTELPIVKIPAGLALIYADLSELFARHITKTSPVFTKEGVRTMKNKVYCDCKKTHQEFGPPQVSIKESLKSAVTWFKNNNYL; from the coding sequence ATGCCAGTCTTTTTAACCGGAGCCACTGGATTCATTGGTTCAAAAATACTTCAAGAGTTATTAACTAGAAAATATGAGGTTAGGGTTTTTGTTAGGAGAACCAGTAATTTAGAAAGTTTGAAAAAATTTAATATAAATATTTGCTATGGTGATATAACTGATAAGGCTTCAGTTGAAAAAGCGGCTCAAGGGTGTGACTTTATTATCCATTCAGCCGCTCTTTATTCCCTTTGGCTGCCGCAGAAAGATTCTATTTACCAAGCAAATTTAAAAGGCACTAGGAATATTTTGGAAACTGCTTTGAAATTGAACATAAAAAAAATAGTATACACCAGCACTGTTGCTACTGTTTCGCCCCCCGAGAATAAGGCTCAATCAGATGAAAACTCTTATTGGGATTTAAAAGAGATAAAACATGATTATACTAAGTCTAAATATTTGGCTGAACAAGAAGCCTTAAAATTTTATCATTCATATAAGTTGCCCATAGTTATAGTAAATCCTACTATAGTAGTAGGTCCTGGTGACGCCAGACCCACGCCATCAGGGGATTTAATCCTTAATTTTTTAAAAGGAAAGATATTTGCTTATTTTGAAGGCGGAGGAAATTTTGTGGATGTCCACGATGTTGCTCGGTGGCATGTTGATGCTCTAGAAAAGGGCCGGGTTGGGCAAAGATATATTTTAGGCAATGAGAATTTATCATTACTGGATTTTTTCAAAATTTTAGCCAAGATATCAGATACTGAATTACCAATAGTTAAGATTCCGGCCGGCCTTGCTTTAATCTATGCTGATTTGTCAGAGCTTTTCGCTAGACATATTACTAAAACTTCGCCGGTATTTACTAAAGAAGGTGTTAGAACCATGAAAAATAAGGTTTATTGCGATTGCAAAAAAACTCATCAAGAATTTGGGCCACCGCAAGTTTCTATCAAAGAGTCGCTTAAATCAGCAGTAACTTGGTTTAAGAACAATAATTATCTATAA
- a CDS encoding GAF domain-containing protein produces MSIFYFNPYAIPLLIAALFLLFLAIFVLIRNTRSETNISYFFMNISAFVWQIGYFFVYISSDREVADFWQRIVYVGVPFLAPTMYHFSITFLKTKRGRSLIIPYYIFAAIFSFLCIATDLLLVDVRRYFWGYYTYVNKDLYSIFLAIWMIAVVYAIANLYWGFRKGKAGSSLERQQRKYISIAFLIVFLAALDFVPVYGIEIYPWGYLPVITCLSLIAYAIVKYRLMDVRLLVVRSITYSLLILYVGGVYGFLMYTLGQVLVERLGISSAFVPLIFAFIVVLGLDPIKKILAKYTDKLFYKDRIDYQEVLKHLSEVVAREIELEELLDSVLQVLNQELKIKNGLVLVADKNGKFFKPESYLNGRTNVVLDNKNHLIKYLREKSKIIVTEELVRMAADAASQEKKNKLERVRKELDNLDCALCVPVLMEGGLIAVIAIGPKMSGDMFSSADIQLFEVLGQQMAAALEKAKLYEEVQDFTKTLQQKVDQQTKELKQANVHLQQLDEAKSEFLSIAAHQLRTPLTALKGYLSMMIEGDYGKLDPKQEEITGRVLASSERLNRLVNQFLDVSRIEAGRLRLDKRTAQLEDVAGKVVENFQNEARGKGLKLEFVKPKKATSDLRIDIDKLIDVMSNLVDNSLKYTAQGQVIVRVHEKAGQVFFSVTDSGIGINKGDIPALFSKFKRTHEGERVYTSGSGLGLFIAKKMIEAHGGKVWAESEGKAKGSRFVFSLPVG; encoded by the coding sequence ATGTCAATTTTTTATTTTAATCCCTACGCAATCCCACTCTTAATAGCCGCGCTTTTCCTATTGTTTTTGGCTATTTTTGTATTAATCAGAAATACGAGATCTGAAACTAATATAAGTTATTTTTTTATGAACATCAGCGCTTTTGTCTGGCAGATTGGTTATTTTTTTGTTTATATTAGCAGTGATAGAGAAGTAGCTGATTTTTGGCAAAGGATTGTTTATGTTGGCGTACCTTTTCTAGCGCCAACAATGTATCACTTTTCAATTACTTTTTTAAAAACTAAAAGAGGGAGATCTTTAATAATTCCTTATTATATTTTTGCCGCTATATTTTCTTTCCTTTGCATTGCAACTGATTTATTACTCGTAGATGTAAGGAGATATTTTTGGGGTTATTATACATATGTTAATAAAGATTTATATTCAATATTTTTAGCAATTTGGATGATAGCGGTAGTGTATGCCATAGCTAACTTATATTGGGGATTTAGAAAAGGAAAAGCCGGTTCTTCGCTTGAACGGCAGCAAAGAAAATATATATCTATAGCTTTTTTAATTGTATTTTTAGCGGCTCTTGATTTTGTTCCGGTCTATGGCATAGAGATTTATCCTTGGGGATATTTGCCTGTTATAACTTGCTTAAGTTTAATCGCTTACGCCATAGTTAAATATCGGCTAATGGATGTCAGATTATTAGTCGTTCGTTCCATCACTTACTCTTTGCTCATTCTTTATGTGGGCGGGGTTTACGGTTTTTTAATGTATACCTTGGGCCAGGTCTTGGTGGAGAGGTTGGGCATTAGTTCAGCATTTGTGCCTTTGATTTTTGCTTTTATTGTTGTCCTGGGACTTGATCCCATCAAGAAAATTTTAGCCAAATACACCGACAAACTTTTCTACAAAGACCGGATAGATTATCAGGAAGTGCTAAAGCATTTGTCAGAAGTCGTGGCTCGGGAGATTGAGCTGGAAGAGCTTTTGGATTCGGTTTTGCAGGTTTTAAATCAAGAATTAAAAATTAAAAACGGCCTGGTTTTGGTGGCGGACAAGAACGGCAAATTTTTTAAGCCGGAGAGTTATCTTAACGGCCGGACTAATGTTGTTTTGGACAATAAAAATCATTTGATAAAATATCTAAGAGAAAAATCAAAAATTATTGTTACTGAAGAGCTGGTTCGGATGGCGGCGGATGCCGCTAGCCAAGAAAAGAAAAACAAATTAGAGCGCGTTAGAAAAGAGCTTGATAATCTTGATTGCGCTTTGTGCGTGCCGGTGCTGATGGAAGGCGGATTAATTGCTGTGATAGCTATTGGCCCTAAAATGTCCGGTGATATGTTTTCCAGCGCAGATATTCAGTTGTTTGAAGTTTTGGGCCAGCAAATGGCCGCGGCTTTGGAAAAAGCGAAGCTTTATGAAGAGGTTCAGGATTTTACCAAGACCCTCCAGCAAAAGGTTGACCAACAAACCAAAGAACTAAAGCAAGCCAATGTTCATTTACAGCAACTTGACGAGGCTAAGTCCGAGTTTTTATCAATTGCGGCTCACCAACTGCGCACCCCCTTGACAGCGCTCAAGGGTTATTTATCAATGATGATAGAAGGAGATTATGGCAAACTTGATCCCAAACAGGAAGAGATTACGGGCCGGGTTTTGGCCAGTTCGGAACGTTTAAATAGATTGGTCAATCAATTTTTAGATGTTTCTCGGATTGAAGCGGGCCGGTTAAGACTTGACAAGCGAACTGCCCAACTGGAAGATGTGGCTGGGAAAGTTGTAGAAAATTTTCAAAATGAAGCCCGAGGCAAGGGCTTAAAATTAGAGTTTGTTAAACCCAAGAAAGCGACTTCTGATTTAAGGATTGATATTGATAAGCTCATTGATGTGATGAGCAATTTGGTTGATAATTCTCTAAAATATACGGCTCAAGGCCAAGTAATTGTGCGGGTGCATGAAAAAGCAGGCCAGGTATTTTTCTCGGTCACTGATAGCGGTATTGGCATCAATAAGGGAGACATCCCGGCATTGTTCAGCAAATTCAAGCGAACGCATGAGGGTGAACGAGTGTACACCAGCGGCAGCGGCCTGGGTCTTTTTATCGCTAAAAAGATGATTGAAGCTCATGGCGGCAAGGTTTGGGCCGAGAGCGAAGGGAAGGCTAAGGGGAGTAGGTTTGTGTTCTCATTGCCGGTTGGATAA
- a CDS encoding DJ-1/PfpI family protein, translating into MTDLTNKKILIIIAHHDYQDVEYGTPKGIFEGAGAKVTTASSEASPAQGKLGGTAQVDVVLQDVSAADFDAVIFVGGAGAVNYVGDPEASRIASEAIDQDKILGAICIAPTILAKAGVLQGKKATVWHASLEDDSIKQLQAGGAEFVEQDVVVDGNIITANGPGAAEEFGQKIVKALVNRD; encoded by the coding sequence ATGACTGATTTAACTAACAAAAAAATTTTAATAATCATTGCGCACCATGATTATCAGGATGTTGAGTATGGTACACCTAAAGGAATTTTTGAGGGGGCAGGTGCTAAAGTGACCACGGCTAGCAGCGAGGCCTCGCCAGCCCAAGGCAAATTAGGCGGCACAGCCCAAGTGGATGTTGTTTTACAGGATGTGTCAGCCGCTGATTTTGACGCGGTGATTTTTGTTGGCGGCGCCGGAGCTGTTAATTATGTTGGCGATCCTGAGGCTAGTCGGATTGCTAGCGAGGCCATTGACCAGGATAAGATTTTGGGAGCGATTTGCATTGCGCCAACGATTCTGGCCAAAGCCGGAGTTTTGCAGGGCAAGAAAGCCACGGTTTGGCACGCGAGTTTGGAAGATGATTCTATTAAACAGCTGCAAGCTGGCGGAGCAGAATTTGTGGAGCAGGATGTAGTTGTTGACGGGAATATTATTACGGCTAACGGGCCGGGCGCGGCAGAGGAGTTTGGGCAAAAGATTGTGAAAGCCTTGGTTAATAGAGACTAG